In the genome of Anaerolineae bacterium, the window GGGAGAGCGCACAGCACCAACCGTATATTTCGCCGAACCCGGGCCGGCCAATACCGAGCGCACCCTGGCCCTGGCATATGAGCGCATGAAAGAGCTGGACATCCGGCGCGTCCTGGTAGCCACCACTTCCGGCGCCACCGGTGCCCGGGCGGCACAGCTCTTCCCGGCCGACCGGCTGGTGGTGGTCAGCCATTCGGCCGGCTTCCTGGAGCCGAACGTGCAGGAGCTTCAGCCGGAACACCGCGTCGCCATCGAGCGCGCCGGCGTGCCCATCCTGACCTGTACGCACGCCTTCGGCGGGGTGGGACGCGCCGTCCGGCGCAAGCTGGCAACCTATCAGGTGGACGAGATCATGGCCTACACCCTGCGCATCTTCGGCCAGGGGGTCAAGGTGGGGGTGGAGATGGCGCTGATGGCGGCGGACGCCGGCCTGGTGCGCTGTGACCAGGAGATTATCACCATTGCCGGCACGAGGAGCGGCGCCGATACCGCGCTGGTCATCCGGCCGGCACACGCCCAGGACCTTTTCGACCTGCAGGTGCTGGAGATTATCTGCAAACCGCGCCTGGGGGTATAAGCTGGCTGTGACATGATGGAAATGAGACGTCCTCCCGCTGTGAAAGCGGTGGAGGAGCGGGATAAGCCGGCGGTGGCCGCGTTCCTGCGCTCCTCCATCTGGAGCTTTATCCATACGGATTATGACGAGGCCTCAGCCCTGCAGTGGCCGGGATATCTGGCACGCAACCGCGCCGGCCGGCTGGTCGGGGTGCTGGGATGCGGCCTGGACCGGCCGCCGGTGGCCAGCGTCCTCTACGCCGCGCTGGATTCATGGGAACAACCCGGCCCTCTGTTTCACCGCCTGTTGACCGCGCATGAAGCGGACCTTTCTCGCGCCGGCGCCCAGGAGTTGGTCTTTATCGGCTATGTGCCCTGGCTGGTGCGGGTACTGCGCCGGCAGGGCTTCGCCACGCGCACCTCGATCATCTCGTATGCGCGCTGGGGCGGGCCCATCCCCGACGCCGGCAGTGTGCAGGTGCGCCTGCGGCCGGCGGTCCCGGAGGATGCGGAAACCGCCGCCGGCATTGACATGCAGGCCTTTGAGCCAATGTGGCGCTATCCGCCGCCCCTACACGCCGCCATGATCGCCCGCCTGCCCTATTACCGCATCGCGGAGTGGGAGGGACTGCCCGTCGGGTATGTCTCCGGCGATATCGTCCTGGGGCAGGGACAGATCATCCGACTGGCGGTACGGCCGGCCTGGCAGGGCCGCGGCATCGGCCGGCGCCTGCTGGCCGATGCGCTGGAGTTCTTCGCCCGGCAGGGTGTCCGCCCAGTGACCCTGAACACCCAGGCGGATAACCTGCGCTCCCGCCGGCTGTACGAGGC includes:
- a CDS encoding GNAT family N-acetyltransferase, translating into MKAVEERDKPAVAAFLRSSIWSFIHTDYDEASALQWPGYLARNRAGRLVGVLGCGLDRPPVASVLYAALDSWEQPGPLFHRLLTAHEADLSRAGAQELVFIGYVPWLVRVLRRQGFATRTSIISYARWGGPIPDAGSVQVRLRPAVPEDAETAAGIDMQAFEPMWRYPPPLHAAMIARLPYYRIAEWEGLPVGYVSGDIVLGQGQIIRLAVRPAWQGRGIGRRLLADALEFFARQGVRPVTLNTQADNLRSRRLYEAFGFERVSAEVPALVKPLPPAL